A genomic window from Triticum urartu cultivar G1812 chromosome 7, Tu2.1, whole genome shotgun sequence includes:
- the LOC125520693 gene encoding probable methyltransferase At1g29790, with the protein MEAFFCLARCRFSRLMVVMQLVMGVFVICISMASLHRFYTTDSFLPGLDDSANCARLHTVAAADGYAGFDIRALADRVDDVLVQLAELQDKLEATALKIGKKTKKKGKAHGKQENMTLPEFRRFLEDEVIHPLYGAHISLRLIRIPRPDPDGGGGGDDAPVVDPLVNFFMAEETRKYVTTKGNREGRPNVYGTNRTYGSIGHACVLMRRELDEYMSYDVGSYCPDDWDLGQRLMLGGCDPLPRRRCLARASKLFQRPLPINESLWRLPDDGNVRWSRYHCRGYRCLSARNPRPGYSRCVGCFDMDREKRRWVNDTSRNASLADFRIDEVLAVKPGEVRIGVDVSVGTGSFAARMRERGVTIVSAALNLGAPFAETVALRGLVPLYATMSQRLPFFDNTMDMVHTAGFFEGWVDLQLLDFVLFDWDRVLRPGGLLWVDRFACARRDLDDYMYMFLQFRYKKHRWVVSFKSKDEVYLSALLEKPPRS; encoded by the coding sequence ATGGAGGCGTTCTTCTGCCTGGCGCGGTGCCGGTTCAGTCGGCTTATGGTGGTGATGCAGCTGGTGATGGGCGTGTTCGTCATCTGCATCAGCATGGCCAGCCTCCACCGCTTCTACACCACCGACTCCTTCCTCCCGGGCCTCGACGACTCCGCCAACTGCGCCAGGCTCcacaccgtcgccgccgccgacggGTACGCCGGCTTCGACATCCGCGCGCTGGCCGACCGCGTCGACGACGTGCTCGTCCAGCTCGCCGAGCTCCAGGACAAGCTGGAGGCCACGGCGCTCAAGATCggcaagaagaccaagaagaagggcaaggcgCACGGCAAGCAGGAGAACATGACCTTGCCGGAGTTCAGGCGGTTCCTCGAGGACGAGGTCATCCACCCGCTCTACGGCGCGCACATCTCCCTGCGCCTGATCCGCATCCCCCGCCCCGAccccgacggcggcggcggcggcgacgacgccCCGGTCGTCGACCCGCTCGTCAACTTCTTCATGGCGGAGGAAACGCGCAAGTACGTGACCACCAAGGGCAACCGCGAGGGCCGGCCCAACGTGTACGGCACCAACCGGACGTACGGCAGCATCGGGCACGCGTGCGTGCTGATGCGGCGGGAGCTGGACGAGTACATGAGCTACGACGTCGGCTCCTACTGCCCGGACGACTGGGACCTGGGCCAGCGCCTCATGCTCGGCGGCTGCGAcccgctgccgcgccgccgctgcctcGCCCGGGCCTCCAAGCTGTTCCAGCGCCCGCTGCCCATCAACGAGTCGCTGTGGAGGCTCCCCGACGACGGCAACGTGCGGTGGAGCCGCTACCACTGCCGCGGCTACCGGTGCCTGTCCGCCAGGAACCCGCGGCCAGGGTACAGCCGGTGCGTGGGGTGCTTCGACATGGACCGGGAGAAGCGGCGGTGGGTCAACGACACCAGCCGCAACGCGTCCCTGGCCGACTTCCGCATCGACGAGGTGCTGGCGGTGAAGCCCGGCGAGGTGCGGATCGGGGTGGACGTGAGCGTGGGCACGGGCAGCTTCGCGGCGCGCATGCGGGAGCGCGGCGTGACCATCGTGTCGGCGGCGCTCAACCTGGGCGCGCCGTTCGCGGAGACGGTGGCGCTGCGGGGGCTGGTGCCGCTCTACGCCACCATGAGCCAGCGGCTGCCCTTCTTCGACAACACCATGGACATGGTGCACACGGCGGGCTTCTTCGAGGGGTGGGTGGACCTGCAGCTGCTGGACTTCGTGCTCTTCGACTGGGACCGCGTGCTCCGCCCCGGCGGCCTGCTCTGGGTCGACAGGTTCGCCTGCGCGCGCAGGGACCTCGACGACTACATGTACATGTTCCTGCAGTTCAGGTACAAGAAGCACCGCTGGGTCGTCTCCTTCAAGTCCAAGGACGAGGTCTATCTCTCCGCTCTCCTCGAGAAGCCGCCCAGGTCATGA